The Thermodesulfobacteriota bacterium genome has a segment encoding these proteins:
- the truA gene encoding tRNA pseudouridine(38-40) synthase TruA, translating into MARNIKLTLEYDGTDYVGWQVQPGLPTVHGVLVEGLKKITGEEVALIASGRTDAGVHALGQVANFKTTSSISVDGIRDGLNSVLPKDVAITEALEVPPGFDSRRDARSKTYAYRVLRREHRSPVLGRFSWHVDLPLDTDVMSEGAALLVGRKDFSSFRAADSDAAHSVREIFSFDVGKEGDMIELRVRGTGFLRHMVRAMVAALVELGSGRITLADLARIVEARSRAAAPWTAPARGLFLMEVEY; encoded by the coding sequence ATGGCACGCAACATAAAGCTCACCCTCGAGTACGACGGTACGGACTATGTCGGCTGGCAGGTCCAGCCCGGCCTTCCGACGGTCCACGGCGTCCTGGTGGAGGGTTTAAAGAAGATTACGGGCGAGGAGGTCGCGCTTATCGCCTCCGGCCGCACCGACGCCGGGGTCCACGCGCTCGGCCAGGTCGCGAACTTCAAGACCACCTCTTCCATATCCGTCGACGGGATAAGAGACGGCCTTAACTCCGTCCTCCCCAAGGACGTGGCAATAACGGAGGCGTTGGAGGTACCGCCGGGCTTCGACTCCAGGAGGGACGCCAGGAGCAAGACCTACGCCTACCGGGTGCTCCGGAGGGAACACCGCTCTCCCGTCCTGGGCCGTTTTTCCTGGCACGTGGATCTCCCGCTGGACACGGACGTCATGAGCGAGGGCGCGGCCCTTCTGGTCGGCAGGAAGGACTTTTCCTCTTTCAGGGCCGCCGACTCGGACGCGGCGCATTCGGTAAGGGAGATATTCTCCTTCGACGTCGGGAAGGAGGGCGACATGATCGAGCTCCGCGTAAGGGGCACGGGGTTTCTGAGGCACATGGTGAGGGCGATGGTCGCTGCACTCGTGGAGCTCGGGAGCGGCAGGATTACGCTGGCGGACCTCGCCCGGATAGTCGAGGCCCGGAGCAGGGCCGCCGCGCCGTGGACCGCCCCGGCCAGGGGACTCTTTTTGATGGAGGTCGAGTATTAA
- a CDS encoding FmdB family zinc ribbon protein — protein MPIYEYRCNECGKEFEMIQKFSDDPLTECIHCSGSVDKLISKSSFHLKGSGWYATDYGGKGKAPPESDGKSGDKSADKGKDKAQSTGKPECAGCPSSS, from the coding sequence ATGCCCATATACGAATACAGGTGTAACGAGTGCGGGAAAGAGTTCGAGATGATACAGAAGTTCTCGGACGACCCCTTGACCGAGTGCATACACTGCTCGGGCTCCGTGGATAAGCTCATATCCAAATCTTCTTTTCACCTCAAGGGGAGCGGCTGGTACGCGACCGACTACGGCGGCAAGGGCAAGGCTCCCCCCGAATCCGATGGTAAATCCGGTGACAAGTCGGCGGACAAGGGTAAGGACAAGGCGCAGTCCACCGGGAAGCCGGAATGCGCGGGCTGTCCGTCATCGTCATAG
- a CDS encoding aspartate-semialdehyde dehydrogenase has product MENGKGKDVYNVAVAGATGVVGKEILSILEERRFPVGELKLLASERSEGTTLEFKGEEFTVGRLDKESFEGVDIGLFSPGAKVSAEYAPVAAAAGCVVVDNTSQFRMDPDVPLVVPEVNPEAVAGYMKKKIVANPNCSTIQLVVALKPIHDRFGIKRVVVSTYQSVSGAGREAMDELTEQVKSLFAMKPLEKTVFPHQIAFNCLPQIDDFLDSGYTKEEMKMVNETKKILGDDSIKVTATAVRVPVFVGHAEAVNVETEDPISAEEVRALMEEAPGIKLLDDPGKGLYPQQLYCAETDEVFVGRVRGDDTVENGINMWVVSDNLRKGAALNTVQIAELLVREYL; this is encoded by the coding sequence TTGGAAAACGGAAAGGGAAAGGACGTCTATAACGTAGCCGTGGCCGGGGCCACCGGCGTGGTGGGGAAGGAGATACTCTCCATCCTCGAGGAGAGGCGGTTCCCCGTAGGCGAGCTGAAACTCCTGGCCTCGGAGAGGAGCGAGGGTACGACCCTTGAGTTCAAGGGGGAGGAGTTTACGGTGGGCCGCCTCGATAAGGAGAGTTTCGAGGGTGTGGACATAGGGCTCTTCTCGCCAGGGGCGAAGGTGAGCGCCGAATACGCGCCCGTTGCCGCCGCGGCCGGGTGCGTGGTGGTCGATAACACGAGCCAATTCAGGATGGACCCGGACGTGCCGCTCGTGGTGCCGGAGGTAAACCCCGAAGCGGTCGCCGGCTACATGAAGAAAAAGATCGTCGCCAACCCCAACTGCTCGACCATACAGCTGGTCGTGGCCTTGAAACCCATTCACGACCGGTTCGGGATAAAGAGGGTCGTCGTAAGCACCTACCAGTCGGTCTCGGGCGCGGGCAGGGAGGCAATGGACGAGCTCACAGAGCAGGTAAAGAGCCTCTTCGCCATGAAGCCCCTGGAGAAGACGGTCTTCCCCCACCAGATAGCCTTCAACTGCCTGCCGCAGATAGACGACTTCCTCGACAGCGGCTATACCAAGGAAGAGATGAAGATGGTGAACGAAACGAAGAAGATTCTCGGTGACGACTCCATAAAGGTGACGGCAACGGCCGTGCGCGTCCCGGTCTTCGTCGGCCACGCCGAGGCCGTGAACGTCGAGACGGAAGACCCCATATCGGCCGAAGAGGTCCGCGCCTTAATGGAGGAAGCGCCGGGAATAAAGCTCCTGGACGACCCGGGAAAGGGCCTGTATCCCCAGCAGCTCTACTGTGCGGAGACCGACGAGGTGTTCGTCGGAAGGGTCCGTGGGGACGATACCGTAGAGAACGGCATAAACATGTGGGTGGTATCCGATAACCTCCGTAAAGGCGCGGCGCTTAATACGGTCCAGATAGCGGAACTACTCGTGAGGGAATACCTCTAA